Within Macaca nemestrina isolate mMacNem1 chromosome 12, mMacNem.hap1, whole genome shotgun sequence, the genomic segment ATacctctttttctctcatttctcacATCATCTTTACTTAATCTGGCCAATACAGGTTAAAACCAAGTCTCCAGAAATATTCAAAAGTGcctaataagaaaatattttttaactttacatgCCTTACTAGAAGTAGCgatattttattatctattattttatttaaaaatggagaGAGACATTGAGGATTGGATAAGTTGTAGCATGGTCAAAATCTGTGGAAAATAAGTGAACTTAGCCAGGACTAGAATTGGAGACCTCTGAATCCCTGTTAGGTTTctttcatggtatatatatatattttttaatgaggtctcattctgccacccaggctggagtgtagtggcgcaatcacagctcactgcagcctcaaattccagggctcaatcagtcctcccatcttgaccttccaaagtgttgggattacaggtgtgagccactgtacccaggcTCCCTTTGTGGTATATGCAAGATACTTCATGGATTGGATTTTCCCTCCAGACGTGATCAAAGTTTGCTTTCAGTTTGGCATGATCATTGCTCATCCCGGGGCACCGTCTCAGTTTCTGGCACACCAAACACCACACAGTCATGCAGAAAGAATGTTTCGAAGATAAGAAATATGTGCCATCAGGGGAGGGCTAGGGGttggggagagcattaggaaaaagaacgaatgcatgctgggcttaatacgtaggcgatggattgataggtgcagcaaaccaccatggcacacgtttaactatgtaagaaacctgcacatcctgcacacttaccctggaacttaaaaaaattaaaaaaaggaaatttatttgaTGTAGTACATACCAGTGTCAAGTTTTCCTTAGTATCAAGGTCATAATTCTTTTCACTGTCTCTCTCAACACTTCCTTTACCTTCTCATTCCTCAAGCTGTAGATAAAAGGATTCAGGAGAGGGGTCACCACTGTGATGAGGATAGCAGCCACCTTGTCATAATCCAGTGAGGAGTTCTGATTGGGTCGCACATACACAAAGATGTTGCTCCCATAGGCAATGGAGACAGCAGTGATATGAGAAGCACAGgtagaaaaagctttctgacgTCCCTGGGTGGAAGGGATATGTAGGATGGTAGAAATTATGCACACGTAGGACCCAGTAGTGAATGCCAGGGAACTCAGGATGACAAGGGCAGAGAGGAGAAAGTTTATCTTCTCAATGAGATGAGTATTTATACAGGCCACCTGTAAAAGAGGGGCAATGTCACagaaaaaatgattaatttcttTCCTACAGTAAGGTAGCCGTGTCACTGCAATGGTTGGAACCAACACAGACAGGAAGGCCCCCACCCAGCATCCCAGAACCAGCAGGAGGCAGGCCCTGCTGTTCAT encodes:
- the LOC105476310 gene encoding olfactory receptor 6M1 — encoded protein: MGNWSTVTEFTLIAFPALLEIRISLFVVLVLTYTLTATGNIIIISLIWIDHRLQTPMYFFLSNLSSLDILYTTVITPKLLACLLGEKKTISFAGCMTQAYFYFFLGTVEFILLAVMSFDRYVAICDPLRYMVIMNSRACLLLVLGCWVGAFLSVLVPTIAVTRLPYCRKEINHFFCDIAPLLQVACINTHLIEKINFLLSALVILSSLAFTTGSYVCIISTILHIPSTQGRQKAFSTCASHITAVSIAYGSNIFVYVRPNQNSSLDYDKVAAILITVVTPLLNPFIYSLRNEKVKEVLRETVKRIMTLILRKT